From Candoia aspera isolate rCanAsp1 chromosome 4, rCanAsp1.hap2, whole genome shotgun sequence, a single genomic window includes:
- the PTF1A gene encoding pancreas transcription factor 1 subunit alpha — MESVLLEHFPAGLDSFSSESYFDDEEFFTDQSSRDPLEGDELLEAEVGFLEPPFHECYRSDGAGGGAGPEGVPEGAAAAAAAARRRRRVRSEAELQQLRQAANVRERRRMQSINDAFEGLRSHIPTLPYEKRLSKVDTLRLAIGYINFLSELVQSDVPLRSVGSQSPCQPKKVIICHRGTRSPSPSDPDYGLPPLAGHSLSWTDEKQLKEQNIIRTAKVWTPEDPRKLNSKSSVNNIENEPPFDFIS, encoded by the exons ATGGAGTCGGTACTCCTGGAGCACTTCCCGGCGGGGCTGGACTCCTTTTCTTCAGAATCTTACTTCGACGACGAGGAATTTTTCACCGACCAGTCTTCCCGTGACCCCCTGGAAGGCGACGAACTCCTGGAGGCCGAAGTGGGCTTCCTGGAACCGCCGTTCCACGAGTGTTACCGCAGCGACGGGGCTGGCGGTGGCGCGGGACCCGAAGGCGTGCCCGAGGGTGC cgcggcggcggcggcggcggcgcggcggcggcggcgggtgcGCTCCGAGGCGGAGCTGCAGCAGCTGAGGCAGGCGGCCAACGTGCGCGAGCGGCGGCGGATGCAGTCCATCAACGACGCCTTCGAGGGGCTGCGCTCTCACATCCCCACGCTGCCCTACGAGAAGCGCCTCTCCAAGGTGGACACCCTGCGCCTGGCCATCGGCTACATCAACTTCCTCAGCGAACTGGTCCAATCCGACGTACCCCTGCGCAGCGTGGGCAGCCAGAGCCCTTGCCAGCCCAAGAAGGTCATCATCTGCCACCGGGGCACAA gatCACCTTCTCCAAGTGACCCAGATTATGGACTCCCCCCCCTCGCTGGGCATTCACTCTCTTGGACTGATGAAAAACAACTCAAGGAACAAAACATTATTAGAACTGCTAAAGTCTGGACTCCAGAAGATCCTAGGAAGTTAAACAGCAAATCATCTGTAAACAACATTGAAAATGAGCCCCCATTTGATTTCATATCTTAA